A portion of the Edaphobacter bradus genome contains these proteins:
- a CDS encoding AMP-dependent synthetase/ligase: protein MFDLQTVNDVLVRATGRGDQTVMMGQDAAGQWQTISSTDLYGRVRALADVLREWGVGKGDRVAILAENRWEWQVTDFAVLGIGGVDVPLYPTLTPEQIGYMLKDSGAKVAVVSSREMYEKVIAAGELPELEHVVVMDAGEFSGAKSFGRLMEKAAEKQQRDSEFDAMVRAPQAVDLATIIYTSGTTGEPKGVMLTHGNLASNVNYSTGPLGFDDRDSCISFLPLSHVTARHLDYALLCQSVRLAYCSKFDRLPEAMKAVKPTIFVAVPRVYEKIRQAVEGKSVSSPVKSRVLQWALGVGKDHRAETLTGKEPGGLAWKLASKLVFGKIREAFGGKVKVFISGGAPLGMDTAGWFADVGVRIFEGYGLTETSPVIALNYPDAHRIGTVGKALPNVQCRFAEDGELEVKGPSIFVGYWKKDDVTRETFTVDGWFKTGDIGHVDADGFISITDRKKELLKTSGGKFIAPQPIENKLKANVMIGQAAMVGDKHKFASVLISPNFAALEGWARGQGIATDDREALVKDARVVKAYQEIVDKVNAGLAHFESIKRIHIVPEEWSVEDGTLTPSMKLKRRVVGERYAREIGAFYADEVTLTRG, encoded by the coding sequence ATGTTCGATCTGCAGACGGTGAATGATGTTCTGGTGCGGGCTACGGGACGCGGCGACCAGACAGTGATGATGGGGCAGGACGCCGCTGGGCAGTGGCAGACGATCTCTTCCACAGACTTGTATGGCAGGGTGCGGGCTCTGGCCGATGTGCTACGCGAATGGGGAGTGGGCAAGGGTGACCGGGTGGCGATTCTTGCAGAGAACAGGTGGGAGTGGCAGGTGACGGACTTCGCAGTGCTCGGGATTGGCGGGGTGGATGTGCCGCTGTATCCGACGCTGACGCCAGAGCAGATTGGGTACATGCTGAAGGACTCGGGGGCGAAGGTGGCGGTAGTCTCTTCGCGCGAGATGTATGAGAAGGTCATCGCGGCGGGCGAACTGCCGGAGCTGGAACACGTAGTTGTGATGGATGCCGGGGAGTTCAGCGGGGCGAAGAGCTTCGGCAGGCTGATGGAGAAGGCGGCGGAGAAGCAGCAACGCGACTCGGAGTTCGATGCGATGGTGAGGGCGCCTCAAGCGGTGGACCTGGCGACGATCATCTACACTTCGGGCACGACGGGCGAGCCGAAGGGCGTGATGCTGACGCATGGGAATCTGGCGAGCAACGTGAACTATTCGACCGGGCCTTTGGGGTTTGATGACCGGGATAGCTGCATCTCTTTTCTGCCGCTGTCGCATGTAACAGCGCGGCACCTGGACTATGCGCTCTTGTGCCAGTCAGTTAGGCTGGCGTACTGCTCGAAGTTCGACCGGCTGCCCGAGGCGATGAAGGCGGTGAAGCCGACGATCTTTGTGGCGGTGCCGCGGGTGTACGAGAAGATCCGGCAGGCAGTGGAGGGGAAGTCGGTGTCGTCGCCGGTGAAGTCGCGGGTTCTGCAGTGGGCGCTGGGTGTGGGCAAGGACCACCGTGCGGAGACGCTGACTGGCAAGGAACCGGGCGGTCTGGCCTGGAAGCTGGCGAGCAAGCTGGTGTTTGGGAAGATTCGCGAGGCATTTGGGGGAAAGGTGAAGGTGTTCATCTCGGGCGGGGCGCCGTTGGGGATGGATACGGCGGGATGGTTTGCAGATGTGGGGGTCCGAATCTTTGAGGGCTATGGGCTGACGGAGACCTCTCCGGTGATCGCCCTGAACTATCCGGACGCGCACAGGATCGGCACAGTGGGCAAGGCGCTGCCGAATGTTCAGTGCCGGTTTGCCGAGGATGGCGAACTGGAGGTGAAGGGGCCATCCATCTTTGTGGGGTACTGGAAGAAGGACGATGTGACGAGGGAGACCTTCACGGTCGATGGATGGTTCAAGACGGGCGACATCGGGCACGTGGATGCCGATGGGTTTATCTCGATTACGGACAGGAAGAAGGAGCTGCTGAAGACGAGCGGCGGGAAGTTTATTGCGCCACAGCCCATCGAAAATAAGCTGAAGGCGAATGTGATGATCGGGCAGGCGGCGATGGTGGGAGATAAGCACAAGTTTGCCAGTGTGCTGATCTCTCCAAACTTTGCGGCGCTGGAAGGATGGGCAAGGGGGCAGGGGATTGCCACGGACGACCGCGAGGCGCTGGTGAAGGATGCGCGGGTGGTAAAGGCGTATCAGGAGATTGTGGACAAGGTGAACGCGGGCCTGGCGCACTTTGAGAGCATCAAGCGGATACACATTGTGCCGGAGGAGTGGAGCGTGGAGGATGGCACGCTGACTCCGAGCATGAAGTTGAAGCGGCGCGTGGTGGGAGAGCGGTACGCGAGGGAGATCGGCGCCTTCTATGCCGATGAGGTGACGCTGACGAGGGGATAG
- a CDS encoding TetR/AcrR family transcriptional regulator, protein MTTVAKDAKVPATGPGSEKYQRILDAAVDVIAERGYFNSPVSAIAKRAGVADGTIYLYFKSKDDVLRTAIDATFDRFHRQVDEQFKTLTGPREQLEYIAQVHLESHSLNRNMAILMQTEIRQSAKFIAEFSHHHLVRYIQLVREVVRRGQQDGIFRRDVSDGVVAHCMFGAIDELLSSAVFTGRVYDSKATAAQVIDVLLNGIGV, encoded by the coding sequence ATGACAACGGTGGCAAAAGACGCAAAGGTGCCGGCGACCGGGCCGGGGAGCGAGAAGTATCAGCGCATCCTGGATGCGGCGGTGGACGTGATCGCCGAGCGAGGGTACTTTAACTCGCCGGTGAGTGCGATCGCCAAGCGGGCAGGAGTGGCCGACGGAACCATCTATCTCTACTTCAAGAGCAAGGACGATGTGTTGCGGACCGCCATCGATGCGACGTTCGACCGCTTTCACAGGCAGGTTGACGAGCAGTTCAAGACGCTGACAGGGCCGAGAGAGCAGTTGGAGTACATCGCGCAGGTGCACCTGGAGAGCCATTCGCTGAACCGGAACATGGCGATCCTGATGCAGACGGAGATCCGGCAGAGCGCGAAGTTCATCGCCGAGTTTTCGCACCATCATCTGGTGCGGTACATCCAACTGGTACGTGAAGTGGTGAGGAGGGGGCAGCAGGACGGAATCTTCCGGCGCGACGTTTCCGACGGCGTGGTGGCGCACTGCATGTTTGGAGCAATCGATGAGCTGCTGAGCTCAGCGGTATTTACAGGGCGGGTCTATGATTCGAAGGCAACGGCGGCGCAGGTGATCGATGTGCTGCTAAACGGGATTGGTGTTTAG